Proteins co-encoded in one Phalacrocorax carbo chromosome 5, bPhaCar2.1, whole genome shotgun sequence genomic window:
- the ITGA4 gene encoding integrin alpha-4: MRSGGRASGTVGWAAPLLLLWQCLPTARPYNLDTRHPLLFRGGNGTLFGYSVLLHSHGEERWLVAGAPRANWPANISVANPGAIFRCRIGRNPRGRCEQLQLGNPRGERCGKTCLEERDNQWLGVSLSRQPKENGSIVACGHRWKNIFYMKSEHKLPYGICFAVSSDFRTELSRRICPCYLDHVRKFGEDHGSCQAGISSFYIEDLIIMGAPGSFYWTGSVFVYNTTANRIYAYTDSNNQVKFGSYLGYSVGAGHFLTSASTEVIGGAPQQEQTGKAYIFSIEKQLNILFELRGKKLGSYFGAAVCAVDLNSDGLSDLLVGAPMQSTIREEGRVYVYINSGSEAKMVELNIELSGSDSYAARFGESIANLGDIDDDGFEDVAIGAPQEDNLKGVIYIYNGREDGITPSFSQRIQGHQITNSLSMFGQSIASGIDADNNGYQDVAVGAFLSNSAVVLRTKPVIIVEASLKHPNSINRTNLNCMENEQPAVCMDLKICFTYTGREVPGYTVLLYNLSVDTNRKVDTQARFYFSSNGTSDTISGNVKIYSKNMACKDHPAFMKKDVRDILTPVHVEASYRLGHHILQKRNAQEFSPLQPVLQRRKEKDIIKSKFVFARFCSQENCSADLRVSGKVAFPKPHDKKTYLAVGSMKTLLLNISLLNVGDDAYETVLHIQIPKGLYFIRILELEEKQIHCEVLDKEIHAVKLECSVGYLYVDQKSKLDFSFLLDASSFTRAEDDLNIIVNATCKNEDGNMLQDNTLTLVVPLKYEIELNAHGFVSPASFVYGTNENDSPVTCMKENINFTFHVISAGPSMAPNINLGITIPNAFPPSNFKLFNTLDIKTTAGQCFYDKYPRNCSAVEKNENILKDVVTFFSKPAKRQMYCMKNDSLCLQIHCKLGNMESGKEATVQLQLEATPSLLEMDDASALKFEVRAIASPEENAKVTELHKDKQVAYVYLEGVHHRKPKHHVTMLIIGLGLIVGVTLLLLLSFILWKMGFFKRQYKPVPQDKNRRDSWSFKSGNKDD, encoded by the exons ATGCGGAGCGGCGGGAGGGCGAGTGGGACCGtgggctgggctgccccgcTGCTCCTGCTGTGGCAGTGCCTGCCGACGGCGCGGCCCTACAACCTGGACACCCGGCACCCGCTGCTCTTCCGGGGGGGCAACGGGACCCTCTTCGGGTACTCTGTTCTCCTGCACAGCCACGGCGAGGAGAGATG GCTGGTGGCGGGCGCCCCCCGGGCCAACTGGCCGGCCAACATCTCGGTGGCCAACCCGGGGGCCATTTTCCGGTGCCGGATCGGGAGGAACCCCCGCGGGCGGTGCGAGCAACTCCAGCTGG GCAACCCTCGTGGAGAGCGTTGTGGGAAGACTTGTTTGGAAGAGCGTGATAATCAGTGGCTGGGTGTCAGCTTATCGAGGCAGCCAAAAGAAAATGGATCTATCGTT GCTTGTGGACATAgatggaaaaatatcttttacatGAAAAGTGAACACAAACTCCCATACGGCATTTGTTTTGCCGTCTCTTCTGATTTTCGAACTGAACTGAGTAGAAGAATATGCCCATGCTATTTAG ATCATGTGCGAAAGTTTGGAGAAGACCATGGGTCATGCCAGGCTGGAATATCTAGTTTTTACATTGAG gactTGATTATAATGGGAGCCCCTGGATCATTTTATTGGACTGGTTCTGTTTTTGTATACAATACAACTGCAAATAGAATCTATGCTTATACAGATTCAAATAATCAAGTGAAATTTGGCAGTTATCTAg GATACTCTGTTGGAGCTGGACATTTTCTGACATCAGCCAGTACAGAAGTAATCGGAGGGGCTCCCCAACAGGAACAGACTGGTAAA gCGTACATTTTTAGCATTGAGAAGCAACTAAATATTCTATTTGAACTAAGGGGTAAAAAG CTTGGTTCTTACTTTGGAGCTGCAGTTTGTGCTGTGGACCTGAATTCAGATGGCCTCTCAGACCTGCTAGTTGGTGCTCCAATGCAAAGTACCATCcgagaagaaggaagagtttaTGTCTATATCAATTCAGGTTCT gaaGCAAAGATGGTAGAACTGAACATAGAGCTCAGTGGGAGTGACTCATATGCTGCCAGGTTTGGAGAGTCCATAGCCAACCTAGGAGACATTGATGATGATGGTTTCGAAG ATGTAGCAATTGGGGCTCCACAAGAAGATAACCTAAAAGGGGTTATTTATATATACAATGGCAGGGAAGATGGAATAACGCCATCATTTTCACAG agaATACAAGGACATCAAATCACTAATTCTTTAAGCATGTTTGGACAATCTATAGCGAGTGGCATCGATGCAGATAATAACGGTTATCAAG atGTAGCTGTTGGTGCATTTCTCTCCAATTCTGCTGTGGTGCTGAG AACAAAACCAGTGATAATTGTTGAAGCTTCTTTAAAACATCCTAATTCAATAAATCGAACTAATTTAAACTGCATGGAAAATGAGCAGCCTGCTGTCTGTATGGATTTGAAGATATGCTTTACCTATACAGGACGAGAGGTGCCTGGTTATACTG TACTGCTGTATAATCTGAGTGTTGACACGAACAGAAAAGTGGACACACaagcaagattttatttttcctccaatgGAACATCTGATACAATCTCAGGAAATGTAAAGATTTACAGCAAGAATATGGCCTGCAAAGATCATCCAGCATTTATGAAG AAAGATGTAAGGGATATCTTGACTCCTGTACATGTTGAAGCAAGTTATCGTCTGGGGCATCATAttctacagaaaagaaatgctcAAGAATTTTCACCACTTCAACCTGTTCTTCAacggaggaaagaaaaagatattatAAAAAGCAAG TTTGTTTTTGCAAGATTTTGCTCCCAAGAAAATTGTTCTGCTGACTTGAGAGTTTCTGGAAAAGTTGCTTTTCCAAA gcCTCATGATAAGAAAACGTATCTTGCTGTTGGAAGTATGAAGACTTTACTGTTGAACATTTCTCTGCTTAATGTTGGAGATGATGCATATGAAACCGTCCTCCACATTCAAATCCCTAAAGGTCTTTATTTCATCCGAATTTTAGAATTG gaagaaaaacagatacaTTGTGAAGTATTAGATAAAGAAATTCATGCAGTGAAACTCGAATGCAGCGTTGGTTATTTATATGTAGATCAAAAATCAAAG CTGGATTTTAGTTTCCTCTTGGATGCGAGCTCATTTACCAGAGCAGAAGATGACCTCAACATCATCGTTAATGCTACCTG TAAAAACGAAGATGGGAACATGTTGCAGGATAACACGCTAACTTTAGTTGTACCTCTAAAATATGAGATAGAGTTAAATGCTCATGG ATTTGTATCACCAGCTTCGTTTGTTTACGGAACAAATGAGAATGATTCACCAGTTACATGTATGAAGGAGAACATCAACTTCACTTTCCAT GTTATCAGCGCAGGACCAAGCATGGCTCCAAATATAAACTTAGGGATAACGATACCTAATGCTTTTCCACCCAGTAACTTCAAATTATTCAACACATTGGATATCAAG acaACAGCCGGACAGTGCTTCTATGATAAATATCCCAGAAACTGTAGtgcagtagaaaaaaatgaaaacatattaaagGATGTTGtcactttcttttcaaagcCTGCTAAGAGACAAATG TACTGCATGAAAAATGACAGCCTTTGCTTACAAATACATTGCAAGCTTGGAAACATGGAAAGTGGAAAAGAAGCAACCGTTCAGTTGCAGCTGGAGGCTACTCCTTCACTTCTAGAAATG GACGACGCATCAGCATTGAAGTTTGAAGTAAGAGCGATCGCCTcaccagaagaaaatgcaaaagttaCAGAACTGCACAAGGACAAGCAAGTTGCATAT gtCTATCTGGAAGGAGTGCACCACCGAAAGCCAAAACACCACGTTACTATGCTCATTATTGGATTAGGCTTAATAGTTGGTGTTACCTTGCTTTTGCTTCTGTCATTTATACTATGGAAG aTGGGCTTTTTCAAAAGACAATACAAACCAGTCCCTCAAGACAAGAACAGAAGAGACAGCTGGAGTTTTAAAAGTGGGAACAAAGATGACTAA